From one Plasmodium knowlesi strain H genome assembly, chromosome: 11 genomic stretch:
- a CDS encoding amino acid transporter AAT1, putative yields MLILTAQHAPPPTPWCNPLQFSYFYKMNENGIIENKNNSKKGEKRSKKGNPKKVDSKEDHTNSDPAGTPSGNVNNGNTPQVEEKKENNTEASNKNSVTNLFSWKKKKNKQKKCENKMEENNSDIHGNSLKTSPYVNLGDDDINEVGEEGDGYYDQDNNNDVNDTQENYQESNATENYDNENENIAIVDVGGNEKNAQDKEEEKKRKKNWKRRTFSRFTPGGVRSSTVLFICTAIGVGFLSIPYVFLKLGIILSLLLILLNGMESYVTTNILCMTSLEHNTFVYGNLLKKIGHKYHKTIIDIGLTFGFLSSYILVLILISNFLSSILYVFNFPSFLYNHNVLIIIVCSLIVPITLRDQVGSLDSFLIFSLCSLMITVLTIGWQARGYYTVLINKDIVLFNMDRHFFKCFNILLFSFSQQPNACFITGQFNQPTHRRLTKSAYRSVVLQIIFYSLFGLLGYLSFLTTTKDNIILNYEDTNISILLCKFLLSITFFFSVPLNFMGSYSSLLSLYLSARNMFLKFYVFVSRRNRYMANLSTFLREDEDNIFEDNALDNLTENSSTTESQAEDRKQRRLISICVTILCAFIAFNVKKLSNVIGIGGGITSTLISCLLPNLIYFKNRHNVKNKLERYSTLCMLCFFSFMGFFSVITTALILIF; encoded by the exons ATGCTCATATTAACGGCACAACACGCTCCGCCCCCCACACCATGGTGTAATCCCCTGCAGTTTTCCTATTTCtataaaatgaatgaaaatggaataataGAGAATAAAAACAATTCTAAAAAAGGTGAGAAACGCTCCAAGAAAGGAAACCCGAAAAAGGTGGACAGCAAGGAAGATCATACAAATTCAGACCCCGCAGGCACCCCAAGCGGAAATGTAAATAACGGAAATACGCCCCAagttgaggaaaaaaaagaaaacaatacGGAAGCTTCAAACAAAAACAGTGTGACTAACCTATTTtcatggaaaaagaaaaaaaacaaacaaaagaagtgtgaaaataaaatggaggaaaacaaCTCCGATATCCATGGAAACAGCTTGAAAACAAGCCCATATGTTAACTTGGGCGATGATGATATAAATGAAGTAGGAGAAGAGGGTGATGGTTACTATGATCAGGATAACAATAACGATGTAAATGATACGCAAGAAAATTATCAAGAAAGTAATGCAACTGAAAATTAtgataatgaaaatgaaaatatagcCATTGTCGAtgtggggggaaatgaaaagaatgcacaagataaagaagaagaaaaaaaaaggaaaaaaaattggaaaagaagaacatttaGTCGTTTCACCCCTGGGGGTGTACGCTCAAGCACAGTTTTGTTTATATGTACAGCCATAGGAGTTGGCTTTCTGTCCATACCGTATGTTTTCTTAAAGTTGGGGATAATATTAAGTCTACTCTTGATACTTCTAAACGGCATGGAATCCTACGTTACAACGAACATCCTATGTATGACATCCTTGGAGCATAACACATTTGTATATGGAaatttgctaaaaaaaataggacaTAAGTACCACAAAACTATTATCGACATTGGGCTGACATTTGGTTTTCTCTCCAGTTATATTTTGGTATTGATACTAataagtaattttttaagtagCATATTGTacgtttttaatttcccgTCCTTTTTATATAACCACAACGTTTTGATTATTATAGTGTGTTCACTGATAGTACCTATAACACTTCGCGATCAAGTGGGTTCTCTAGATTCCTTTTTGATATTTTCACTATGCTCGTTGATGATAACGGTATTAACGATAGGATGGCAAGCACGGGGCTACTACACCGTATTGATTAACAAGGATATAGTGCTATTCAACATGGATAggcattttttcaaatgtttcaatattttgttattttctttttcgcaaCAACCAAATGCATGTTTTATAACTGGACAATTTAATCAGCCGACGCATAGGAGATTAACAAAATCAGCATACAGAAGTGTTGTGctgcaaattattttttactcTCTATTTGGACTTCTAGGATATTTGTCCTTTCTGACGACAACCAAGGATAACATCATATTGAATTATGAAGACACAAATATATCCATACTTTTGTGTAAATTTCTCCTATCAAtaacgttctttttttccgttccctTAAATTTCATGGGATCATACTCAAGCTTATTATCATTGTACTTATCCGCTCGTAATATGTTTCTTAAATTTTATGTGTTTGTCTCAAGAAGGAATAGGTACATGGCTAACTTATCTACTTTTCTACGCGAGGATGAGGACAATATTTTTGAGGATAACGCCCTTGATAATTTAACAGAGAATTCGAGCACCACAGAATCACAAGCGGAGGACAGAAAACAGCGAAGACTCATCTCCATTTGTGTCACCATTCTCTGCGCCTTCATAGCGTTCAATGTTAAAAAGTTATCCAACGTTATTGGTATAGGAGGAGGAATTACGTCTACACTGATATCCTG CCTTTTACCCAATTTGATTTACTTTAAGAATAGGCATAATGTGAAGAACAAGCTGGAGCGATATTCAACCCTCTGCATGTTatgcttcttctcc
- a CDS encoding RNA-binding protein, putative encodes MKNILDHFRILSIPVEDNPLTTINVYVANCKDITDYANGQSDALCAATLDNIVGEEDLKRFFSNFGKINSFTIIEKRHLSKNFKKFAYCAYITYREENVVEVILTYSIQLDKYFKSSVQSPYFINLEKKKFAYYIQKYYENYYDLYNERKIIINEISKINKENNKGKKKLGLVDEDGFTVVQRAADKPEFINSVFVQANDKFNYLKRERKTKIHENFYLFQKKESIRNAGEFLSKKKNKQKKI; translated from the exons atgaagaacatttTGGATCACTTCCGCATTTTGAGCATACCTGTGGAGGATAACCCCCTTACAACTATAAAT GTGTATGTAGCCAATTGCAAAGACATTACAGACTATGCTAACGGGCAGAGCGACGCTCTGTGCGCAGCGACACTGGATAACATCGTGGGCgaggaagatttaaagagatttttttccaattttggaaaaataaactcTTTTACTATTATAGAGAAAAGACATTTATCGAAGAATTTTAAGAAATTTGCCTATTGTGCGTATATAACATACAGAGAGGAAAATGTGGTTGAAGTTATTCTGACGTACTCCATTCAGTTGGACAAGTATTTTAAAAGCAGTGTGCAATCACCGTACTTtataaatttggaaaaaaaaaaattcgcatactacatacaaaaatattatgaaaatTATTATGACTTATATAATGAGAGAAAGATAATTATTAACgaaatttcaaaaataaataaagaaaataataaggggaagaaaaaattaggcCTTGTAGACGAGGATGGATTTACGGTCGTTCAAAGGGCTGCGGACAAACCTGAATTCATCAACTCAGTTTTCGTTCAAGCAAATGATAAATTCAATTatttaaagagggaaaggaaaacgaaaattcATGAgaacttttacctttttcaAAAGAAGGAGAGCATAAGGAACGCCGGTGAATTCTtgtcgaaaaagaaaaataaacagaaaaaaatttaa